In Styela clava chromosome 14, kaStyClav1.hap1.2, whole genome shotgun sequence, the following are encoded in one genomic region:
- the LOC120341474 gene encoding putative GMC-type oxidoreductase Mb1310 has protein sequence MKDYSIIALLLTLLAQKPYDPMLTDEPFNEYDFIVVGAGTSGAVVASRLSEIPEVTVLLLEAGDTDFGNHLVKYPNSFNKLQRTSVNWNYDIVDQKHSFFQMEKPSKYPRGKILGGTSSINGMVYLRGSPHDYDSWQDHGAKGWSWRDVEVFFKKVENAVGDEISDRLGRGGMLNVSRGYRSQMYDKWIKAGKEIGIKEVDYFEEVEGISRLVCTYSEGIRQSSSDAFLRPVYEERKDRLHIVTNARVGKVLFVTDENGKLSADGVTYIKNGKEKIVKARKEVILSAGVIETPHILMLSGIGPKNHLENMMIKVVVDAPGVGSNMEDHFNNPLYFKLNSPRYYGQTKNSMKEYILNGTGALSTIVGIDGVLHHRTKYFGTDVSLSTKKRPFPMIEALFVPSPYPIVFSTHEKPAFHSGAVLYLQHPKSKGTISLNSTNPFDQPIIDPNYLSNHDDVKILIEGFRQLEKFEMTETMKETGFTMVVPDVCNGQVNKNPPRSDEFYECYARSFSRGTHACCTAKMGDKDDKMAVVDERLRVRGVQGLRIADASVMPHITSSNTQAPCYMIGQRASDMIKEDWSLI, from the exons ATGAAGGATTACAGTATCATTGCGTTGTTGCTTACGCTTCTTGCGCAGAAACCGTATGATCCTATGCTTACTGATGAACCGTTTAATGAATACGATTTCATCGTTG TGGGGGCTGGCACATCGGGCGCTGTTGTGGCTAGTAGGCTATCTGAGATTCCCGAAGTTAC TGTCCTACTGCTTGAAGCTGGAGACACGGATTTTGGTAACCATTTGGTCAAATACCCAAATAGTTTTAACAAGTTACAGCGAACATCAGTAAACTGGAATTATGACATTGTTGATCAAAAACATTCATTTTTTCAGATGGAAAAG CCATCAAAGTACCCTCGAGGTAAAATTTTGGGAGGAACGTCATCGATTAACGGAATGGTGTACTTGAGAGGAAGTCCACATGACTATGATTCCTGGCAAGATCACGGAGCAAAGGGATGGAGTTGGAGGGATGTCGaagtatttttcaaaaaagttgaaaatgccGTTGGTGACGAAATATCAGACCGTTTAGGCCGCGGAGGAATGCTTAATGTTAGCCGTGGTTATCGAAGTCAAATGTATGACAAGTGGATAAAAGCAGGAAAAGAAATTG GCATCAAAGAAGTAGACTACTTTGAAGAAGTAGAAGGAATATCCAGATTGGTGTGTACCTATTCTGAAGGAATAAGACAGTCATCTTCCGATGCGTTTTTACGTCCTGTGTATGAGGAAAG AAAAGATCGTCTTCACATCGTGACAAATGCACGCGTCGGTAAAGTGCTTTTTGTTACTGATGAAAATGGCAAACTATCGGCTGACGGTGTAACCTACATTAAAAATGGGAAAGAGAAAATTGTAAAAGCACGAAAGGAAGTTATTCTATCCGCGGGAGTGATAGAAACTCCACATATTTTGATGTTATCTGGGATCGGCCCGAAGAACCACTTGGAGAATATGATG ATCAAGGTTGTAGTGGATGCTCCTGGTGTTGGATCTAACATGGAAGACCACTTCAATAACCCATTATATTTCAAACTGAACAGTCCACGGTATTATGGGCAG ACAAAGAATTCgatgaaagaatatattttaaatggaaCTGGAGCTTTATCCACAATAGTTGGAATAGATGGAGTTCTTCATCACAGAACAAAATACTTCGGAACTGACGTTAGCTTGAGTACAAA GAAACGACCATTTCCGATGATTGAAGCATTGTTTGTTCCATCTCCATATCCTATTGTTTTCTCTACTCACGAGAAG CCTGCGTTTCACTCTGGTGCTGTATTATATCTTCAACATCCAAAGTCAAAAGGAACGATAAGTTTGAATTCAACGAACCCATTCGACCAACCGATTATTGATCCtaattatttatcaaatcaCGATGATGTAAAGATTCTTATTGAAG GCTTCAGGCAATTAGAAAAGTTTGAAATGACAGAGACAATGAAGGAAACTGGTTTTACAATGGTCGTGCCTGATGTTTGCAATGGACAAGTGAACAAAAATCCTCCCAG GTCCGATGAGTTTTACGAATGCTACGCGAGATCTTTTAGTCGCGGAACACATGCATGTTGCACTGCAAAAATGGGAGATAAGGACGACAAAATGGCTGTTGTTGACGAAAGACTCAG AGTACGTGGAGTTCAGGGACTGAGAATTGCAGATGCTTCAGTGATGCCACACATCACGTCGTCAAATACTCAGGCTCCTTGTTATATGATTGGTCAAAGAGCGTCAGACATGATTAAGGAAGACTGGAGTTTAATATGA